Within Methanobrevibacter millerae, the genomic segment ATTTGAGTTATTTAAAAATAAGGACTTATCAAAAGCAGATAATTTATCTAATGTATCCTCAGTGAAAAATTCAGAATCATATAAATCATTAAATTCTCTTAAAACTAAATAACGATTGATTAAATCATCAACATTACTATTAACAGAATTCCATAAATCTCCGAAATATCGCTTGCCTAACTCTTCTTTAGATAATATGAAATCATATAATTCTTTAAATAATACTAAATTAACTAAATTTGATTGTAAGTCTTCTACAGATTTTAAATTAATTGATATGAACTCTGAAAGTTTATTTTTAATATCAGAAATTTGATCTTGGATTTTAATAAAAATTTTTAACTCATTAATAATTTCTTCATTACTAATTTCATTAGAGCAGTATTTTAAAATTTGATTTTTAAGAAGAGTAAGTTCATGATTGCTTTCTAAAAATAATTCTACATCATCAAAAATCTTATTTTCATCAGTATCTGTAGGATAATCATTTTTTAATTCATTTAATGAAACAATAAATTGTTCATCAGAATCTCTTAAAATAGAATTTCGATTAGATTGTATAATTTCCAATTTTTTTATAAAATCCGGATTTGCAGAACTATTTATAAACGGTAAATTTTTAATTTTATCATGAATACCATTAAATTGATTAAGAAGATTTTCTCCATTTTCTGTTAAAATTAAATCATTTTGAATATTTATTTTTTCTAAATCTTTAATTAAACTATTAGTTTTAGATAAAAGTTCAGCTAAATTCAGTTCAAGTATATTATGATTTATATCTTTTGTATAATATTGGTACTGAGAAATTTTGTTAATTAACTCCTCCAAATCATTATCCAAAATACAAAGATTAGAATTTTTTAATATATCTGAAAAATCTAAAGTTCTATCAATACTTTTTAAATCATTGATTTTTACACCAGAAATCTTATTAAAATCAGAAATGTTATTTTTAAGTAAATATAAATTATTTAATAAAGAATTAACACCCTCTTTATAATTTTTAATTTCATTTGAGAAATCTTTTGAATTAAATAAATTCAAATCTTCCTGGAAAGACTCAACTAAACTTATGCAGTTTTTTACAGCATATTTATCTTCAATTATTCTGATTTCAGGATTTAAAAGATTTAAGTTACTTATCCATTCTTCAGTCTGATTGATATTTAATAATTTGGAACAGGAGGTATTTTCTGAAATAAAATCTGATGCATCTGAAAAATAGGATATGTCATCTATAAGTTGATTTAAAACATCTGTATATTCATTTACGTTTTCAGGTAAATTTTCATCTAACTTTATCGAATTTATGTTTTCATTGTAAGTTCTTAAATTATTTACAAGACTAGTTACTTCATATTTATTTTCAAATATCTTTAAATCTGGATCAATAATTGATAAATTTTCCACATGTTTTTCAAAACCATCAAAATTATCTAAATTAGAACAATTAAGATTTAAAGAAATATCATCTAAAATAGCTGTCAGCCGAATTAAATCCGCATTTATTATTTTAAATTTAGAGATCAATTCTTCAGAAAACTTATCATTTAAGTCTATTGAATTTAGTTTATTTTGATATTTTTCAATTTTTTCTATCAAACCTAGTAAATAATTTTCATCTTCGATAACAGATAATCCCGGACGAATAACATTTAAATTAAATAAAAATGCATCGAATTTATTTAAATCATTTGGATTAGAACAATTAACCAAAGAACTTAATGAATCCGAATAATCAATAAATGTGCCTAAATTAGAAGTAATCTTATTTAAATCAGATTTAACAATTTCTAGCTTATTGGGTGTAAAATCTATAGGGAGAATGTTTTTCCAGGGATTTTTACTAACCGGAGCTACTAACTCATAAATATTACTAATACTAGATAATTCCTTTAATGTATCTTTTTGTTGAATCTGATTGAAATTTGTTAAATTTTCAATATCAAAATAGAGTATTTCCTGATTTTTTTCCTCCAATAATTGTTGTTCTCTTTCTTTTATCCCAAATAATTTATAAGGATAAAAATCTGTATTTCCATAACTTTCATAAAGCGAACAGATATAATCATTTAACTCTTCTTTTAAATCATCCAAATCTTTAAAATCTTCAGATTTATTATTATAATATGAATTATCATTTAAAGTTTTATCTATTTCATCTAAAACCGCACGTTTATTAGATTTATTACTATGTAACTCTAAACAAGCACTACCTAAATTAACAGCATCTAATCTTCGTTTTACTACTTCTAATGCTGCCATTTTTTCACTGACAAAAAGAACAGACTTACCGTTTGCCATTAATTCAGCAATTATATTAACAATTGTTTGTGATTTTCCAGTGCCCGGGGGTCCTTCAACTACTATATTATTAGATTTCTTCACATCCTCAATAACTTCCATTTGAGAAGAATCCGCATCTAAAACTTGATATAAATCTTTAGAAGCAATTTTATCTAATTCAAAATCACCATATGGTTCTAAAGTTCTTGATTCTGGATTAAATAACAATTTATTTAAATAATTCTTAGATTCCTTAGACCAATTTTTTAAATCAATATCCTTATACATTACAATTTTTCTAAAACTAAATGTACTTAAATAAATTTCAGCACTTACATTCCAATCAGATTTGTTTGAAATTGCCTCTTTTACTTGAGAAAAATAATTACATAAGTCTTCTTCATTTTCTAAAAACTCAAAAATAGGAAAATCAACATTTTGTTCTTTAAGTTTATTTTGCAATGAAATATTAGCAACAATATCTGACTGACTCCATTTAATTTTAAAAGGAGATCCTACGGAATTCCTTGTTATTTCTACAGGAATTAATATTAAAGGTGCTTTATACGGTTTTTCTTGAGATTCTTTATCATTCCATTCTAAGAAACCTAAAGCTAAATAAACATTATTGAAACCCTGTTCTGTCATAGAAGTTTTATAGTGCTGAAATAGATCAAATAATTTTTTTTGAAGATTTTTTTCTGTTAAATCCGTCTGTAAATAATTATCTGTATATTTATTATCTTTATGGGAGTCTGTTTTAACCATCGTCCATATATTCTCCATTTCCGCTAAATCATCATCTTCTTCACTTAATTCATCCAAAGGTTCTTCATCATCATCTTTTTTAGGTAAAAATTCCATACTTTTTTCATTTAAAACTAAAATTTTAAATACTTCAACGATACTCTCATCTACAATAGGAATTGTTCTTTTTAAGACTCTAATATTAAGTAAGTGATTATTTAAAGTCATATCTAAGAGTTTTTTTCGAAGTTCTTCTATTTCTTCAGACATATTTGTAAAATTTAAATCATTATTTTCACAAACCATATCAACCACAGAACAAATGTTAAAAGTTAATTTATATAATGATATGTTTTAATAAAATATAAAATTTTATAATAATTAAAAATTCTATAAAATTTTAAAATATCAAAAAAAGAGCACATAATTGAAAGTATAACTACATTCAAAGACGATATTATGAAATAAACTAATAAAATCATTTATTTTCATTATTTCAGCAACTTTTTTTAGCAATTTTTTTAAATAATAATTAACATAACTTATTAACAGCTAATACTATTGGTAGTAAAATCATGCCACATTATTATCATTGAAGTGATTTAGATTATAGGAATAATAAATTATTATGTGTATCAAATTTAGTCTGTAATTTTTATTAATAGTACTTTATTCAAGGTGAAGCTAAATGTTAGACTTATTAAATAAATCAGTTATCGATTGGGAAAAAAGAGAGTTAATAGAAAGCATTATTCATCCAGTTCGAGAAAAAAGAACAATGCTGGGTGAGTATTGTGATGAAAGATATGATTTAGCTAAATTATCAGCACCTATATTATTGAAAAGATTGGAAAAAATCTGTCCCGAATGCCACTCCAAATTTCCCAAACAAGAAAATTTCTGCCATAAATGCTCAGTCCGGCTTGTTGACATTAACGCAATCAATATCGAAGATATAGAAATTCCTCATGAAATCAACAGTGAAAACGTTGAATTATCAGAAATATTTACAAAGGAAAACATCGATAAGCTGTCAGAATTTAATTTCAACAAAGAAGATTTAGATCAGATAACAGATAACATCAAAGCAAGCTCAATTGAAACTTTAGATAAAGCATTAAAGGACAATCATATTTATTTTGACGATTTATATGTCAGAGACAAAATATTAATCTATGCAAAGGCTTTTACCAACATAAATTTTAAATCCTACGGACAGGAACTGGGAAACTACCTCTTGGGTGACATTACAATTGATGACAGGCAATCAGACATCCTCCAAATTACAACACTACTCCACGAGCTGGCACATTTCCTATTAGCAGACATCCTAGCAGAAATATTATCAAAAACATTAGAAATGGCTAAAAGCAATCAAATCAAGGCAATCATCCATTACATATTATCCTCAAATGACTTTTTCAGGCTGCTTGACGAGTACTGTGCCCACAGCGCAGAATCACGATTTACTTTGTACGGCTTTCAGGATTATTCATCATTTAAAAATATTTTAAACACTACAAAGCTAAACGAGGACTGCATTGATGCAGCAAAACTCTTTGGAAACACATATTCAAAGTTAATCATTCAAATCCTGGAGTCAGTAATTGACAGGAACTTAAGAAATGAAATCAAAAACGAATTCATAAACGATTACATGACTCCATCGTTCGAAGATCTCAGATTAGAAACCTGTCGAGTCCTCATTGATGAAGATTTAATCTATTCAATTAATTACATCTTAAACACAGGCTTTGAGGGTGCAATCAACAATCAGGACAAAATTGAAGAATACTCAAAAAGATTCTAAAAATTGATAATTTATGCCTATTCTTCTTGATTAATATAAAATAAATTCATTATCCTACATCGACAATGTTATAAATGCAAACAAACATATTTTATAATGAAATATGGGATTTTAAAAAAAATCTCATTTATTAAATCAGATCTATAACGATGGGATTGAAATAACAAAGTGAATCTTGATTCAACAGAATGTGCACATTTTAAAATCAGACCTTACAAGGGATTGAAATTAATTTATAAAGGACTCATACTCTGCATAATATGCATACTAATCAGACCTCCTACAAGGGATTGAAATTTGCAAAGAGTATTCTATTAAAATAAGAATTGTGACATAATCAGACCTTAACGGGATAGAAATTATTTAATCATTATTTCATAAATTAAATCTGCATTGTTAAAATCAGACCTGTAATGGGATTAAACACCACTAAAAACCAATAGATTAAACATATCTACAACCACACCATAAGATTTAACCAAATAAATTTAAACTCATGTAGATAAAATTATTCATTAATCATTAATTTAAATGCATCATTAATTTAAACATAATTCCAATTAATTATTCACAAAGTTATTATCAAAAGATATGGAATTATCGCACAATAAATCAATTTAACAGCAGGAATATATCATGCCGAAACCCATTGAATTTTTTTCTCCAAGTCCGACATCATATGCGAAATCAATCAAATCCTTATTCCCTTCTAAAATCAAATCCATCATGTATGCTCGGTGATAAGTGGTATTCGGGCCTTTTGGAATCATGATTCTTTTTCTTTTGACGTGAGCCATCTCTGAATAAACACTGATTTCCTTATCAGTGCTCTCCAGTCCATTATATTTGCAGTATTTTTTAACCAGATTGGCTTCAACACCTTTGAAAAACTTATCGCATGGCGCCAAATCAACACGTTTTAATTTACCATTAATTTCTTGCGTATCACGAACAATAATTGGAGATAAAGTTTTAAATTCGGATTTTTCACTGAACTGCGGCGCTTTTAAAGCTTCAATCTTTGTAACGGCCATTTTCTCCCTCCCGAATCTGACTTCCATGTCATCGACAAAGCCGTTAACCAGATTTTCCACCAGCAAATCATCAGGTGAGGATAAATAAAAACTTATAACGCCATTTCTTGAGATTATTCCATCATTAACCACTTTTCTTTTTGGAATATCCAATTGGGAAAAGTTAAAGAACTTATAGGAGTTTAAAGAGTGCAGTTCATCTGCAAGATTTGAATCCTTGATTTTACTGTAGATTATTGATGAGAGGATATGATTATAGTTAAATGGTACTTTGAAGTTATTTTTTGCTTTAAGGTCGATTTTAAGTCTCATTGTTATCACGTATATGGTTAATTAGCTTTTATAATAGTGTGAGAGATTATAAGGGAATTAATGGTTCTGATTTTTTCTGTTATATAATCTTTTGCTTTTTTAACCTTATTAAACGTTTCTATTTAAGCGCAAACCGAAAATTTAAACATATACATTAACCAATAGTTAAATGTCGATATTATTTAGTCAAAATAATATGTAATATACCATTAAAACTTCATTTGAAGTTTTATTTAATCAAAAATTATTAACTGTCTCTATTGATTTATTGAAGAAATTAATAGCTTTACTTCAATTTTCCTTTAATCATCATTAGAGTTTTATAATATTCAAAATCATTTAATTAAGACATTATTAACTTTTCAGGAGGTAAAAATGTCTAAATGTTTAGATATTAAAATAACCGGCAATCCCTTTGTTGATTCAGGTATTTACGCACTTAAAACAAGATTGGAAAAAGACATCCCTGAAATCACGGTTGAAGATTTGAAAAGCGAATCAAAAGAAATCTCCAAACTGTATACCAAAGATTCATGGAAAAGGAATATGCACAGCATTTTTCCAAATTCCGTCTTAGTCAATCCCGCATCAACAAACAAGACCAATTTAAGAGAGCTGTACTTAAAGAATTTAAATGAATTGACAGATTCCATCGAACCTGTACAGGACAGCGGTTCCTGCATGGGATGCGGCATGAGAGATGCGAAAAATGTTTTCGCAAAGGATTCAGTTCCTTTAACCGGATCCAAATCATTGACAAATTATTTCTCATTTGCAAACCCCGGTGCGGATTACTGCCCTGCATGTGCGCTTCTTATGCAGTTTTTCCCATTGACATTGTATCGCTGCGGCGGCAGGATGATTTTATTGCATTCAAATTCCCCTAAAGTCATGGAATTCTGGGCCAGAAAGGCAATTGAGGATATTGATTTGCAAATTTCCTCAGGTGAATCTAGCGGATGTTACAATAAAGGAATTACAAGACCTACAAACGCAATATTCAACATCATATCTCAGATTATCAAATCAGGACGACACTGGAGAGGTGAAAATCCTTCATTTAACTTCTATTATTTCACCAACTACAATCAGGGCCCTGAACTTGATATATTCACGCTTCCTACATCTGTATTCACATTCCTAACGGAAATTCCCCCTGACGACTGGAAAAACTGGAATTTCATAGTTAAAAAAGCCTACAGATTCGTGAAATGGGAGAATGTTGAAAACAAAAAGGATTATGAAAACAATCCGAATACCGTCTTTAACAATCTGCTTGAAGGAAAATCAATACTGAAATCATTCTATACGACCAGATTCAAAAGGACTTTCTGCACATGGAAACTTGTCGAATCATATATGAAAGAGGTTAGAAACATGGATAAAAAGAGAATTGAAGTAATAAAAGACGTTGGGGATAGATTATCCCGCTACATTAAGAATAATGACAGAATTAAAACATTGAATAATCTGGAGCAGGCATCAAATTACAATACCTTTAGAAACGTCCTGAGAAAAATCCTAAAAAACAAGATCAATAATGGAGACAATGAATTGCTCTTTACCTTTGATGAATATGTTATTAGTTTATTTCCCCAAGGAAATACAACCTGGAGAGAAACGCAGGACTTGCTGCTCTTTAGGATATATGAAAATCTGAATGAATGGTTAATTGAAAACAAATACGTTGAAAACAAAACGGAAGATGAATTACTGGAGGAAGATTAGATGTCAATGAATATTTTAGGTTTAATGTTAATAGACGCTCCCCACTCAGCCCTTAACAATGCAGGATCCGATGCAGGGGAGAGAACGGACAACATAGTAAGAGTGAAAACTATAAGAAAAGGAAGGAGAAGATATCCTTACGTTTCAGCTCAGGCATTCAGATACTGGCTAAGAGAAACCCTAAAGGAAAGGTTTGATTGGAAAATGTCACCAATCACCCGTGAATCAAAAATCGCATTTACGAAGGCAAATCCTATCGAATACCCTGATGATGACGTCTTTGGATATATGAGAGCGATGAAGAAAAAGGACGGCGGAACTGTTACAAGGATTTCACCTTTAAAGAATTCTCCCCTGATTTCCGTTGTCGGTCAGAATCCGACTTCAGATTTCGGAGTTATGGCTCGCCATGAAGGAGACCCAGTTCCTTATGAGCATGAATTCTATTCAACGGTGTTAAAGGGAATGTTTTCCATTGATTTGACGTCACTTGGGGTCTTTTGTGAAAGCGAAAAGTCAGGATACAGAAACATGCATCCGAAACTGGTTGAACTTGCAGATGAAAAAGGTTTAATCCATAAGGATGACTGCTGGATGCTTGACGATGAAACGAGAATCGCACGTGCCCAGGATATTATAAATGCATTACCTTATTTGTCCGGCGGTGCTAAAAACACTTCCCATCTGACTGATGTAACTCCTAAAATCTTGCTTTTAGCGGCAATTGACAGTGGAAATCACATATTTATGAATATCATTCGTGAAGAAAATGAAGAAAGCGTATTTGATATTGACGCATTAGATGAAGTCATAAATGAATATTCAGACATTTTAAAAACGGACGTTTATATTGGTCTTAGAAAGGGATTCATGAAAGATACTCAAGATAAAATCATTGAATACGCAAAAGATAATGATAATGTCCATATTGGAACCATTAAAGAAACGACAGATAAATTCTCTGAAGAAATTCCTAAGTTGATTTAAATGAAATTTTTAAGGGTTTTAATCGAAGGATGGACGGCATCATTTAGATACCCTGCTTTTATATCAGGATTTCAGCCCACTTTGCCTGTCCCTCCCTTAAGCACGATTTACGGATTGCTGTCTTCAGTTAAAGGCGATATCGTCACTCCCGAAGACACATCCGTGGCTTTCGTTTTTGACTCAGAGGCGAAATCCGTTGATTTGGAAACGATTTATGAATTGAAAGGCTTAACCGGCAATAAATCAAACGTCATTAAGCGGGAGTTCCTCTTCAACAATAAATTATACTTATACCTGGATAATCTTGACTTTAAGGAATCTTTTAAAAAGCCTGCTTATCCTGTTCTGCTTGGAAGATCATCTGATTTGGCATTCATAAAAGAGATTAGTGAAGTTGAGCTTGAAAAGAAAACAAATGTGAAATTAGGAAAAAGCATTCTTCCTTTCGGAACGGATGGTGCCTTTGGCGTGATTCAGGCTCTTCCAACACATTTTTCCGAGGATATTCCCCGAAAGGCAATGGGAACAAAGCCATATATTTTAATGGACAGGTTTTTCGAATATTCGGATGAATGCTATTTCGATGACGAACTCGATTGGGGAATCTGGATTCACAAGAAGTGAGGTTTTAAAATGACAATACTTGCAAAACCGGACGAAACATTAATGGAGCACACTGAAAATACCTTAAAGGTTTTATCAAGCATAAAAGAGTCATATGGAGTAATTCCTGAAATATGTGGCGTTTCAGACTTCTGGGAGCATCTTTTCTATTCATTGTTTTTCCATGATTTCGGAAAGGCTGCAACGGGCTTTCAGGACTCACTAAACAATGATGACAGCTGGAAATATCGCCATGAGATTTTATCCGCTTCATTTATTAATTCCTTAAAGGACATTTACCCTGAAGATACCGTTAAAGCAATAGGGCTTTGCATTTTAACGCATCACAAGACCATCAATCAATTGAATTCATATGATACATTTTCTAACGTGAATCTGGAATCATTTCATGAGAAATTAGATGAATTGAAAGTGAATTTCGATGAATTAAGGGATTACTTTAATCTGATGCCTGATTTAAGCAATAAATATTTGGGCTATGAATTGAATGCTCCCAATCCGATTGATTTCGATGATTTAATTGACCCATTTGAGGAAGTCATTAATGAT encodes:
- the cas7i gene encoding type I-B CRISPR-associated protein Cas7/Cst2/DevR; the protein is MSMNILGLMLIDAPHSALNNAGSDAGERTDNIVRVKTIRKGRRRYPYVSAQAFRYWLRETLKERFDWKMSPITRESKIAFTKANPIEYPDDDVFGYMRAMKKKDGGTVTRISPLKNSPLISVVGQNPTSDFGVMARHEGDPVPYEHEFYSTVLKGMFSIDLTSLGVFCESEKSGYRNMHPKLVELADEKGLIHKDDCWMLDDETRIARAQDIINALPYLSGGAKNTSHLTDVTPKILLLAAIDSGNHIFMNIIREENEESVFDIDALDEVINEYSDILKTDVYIGLRKGFMKDTQDKIIEYAKDNDNVHIGTIKETTDKFSEEIPKLI
- the cas6 gene encoding CRISPR-associated endoribonuclease Cas6, with the protein product MRLKIDLKAKNNFKVPFNYNHILSSIIYSKIKDSNLADELHSLNSYKFFNFSQLDIPKRKVVNDGIISRNGVISFYLSSPDDLLVENLVNGFVDDMEVRFGREKMAVTKIEALKAPQFSEKSEFKTLSPIIVRDTQEINGKLKRVDLAPCDKFFKGVEANLVKKYCKYNGLESTDKEISVYSEMAHVKRKRIMIPKGPNTTYHRAYMMDLILEGNKDLIDFAYDVGLGEKNSMGFGMIYSCC
- the cas5b gene encoding type I-B CRISPR-associated protein Cas5b, which produces MKFLRVLIEGWTASFRYPAFISGFQPTLPVPPLSTIYGLLSSVKGDIVTPEDTSVAFVFDSEAKSVDLETIYELKGLTGNKSNVIKREFLFNNKLYLYLDNLDFKESFKKPAYPVLLGRSSDLAFIKEISEVELEKKTNVKLGKSILPFGTDGAFGVIQALPTHFSEDIPRKAMGTKPYILMDRFFEYSDECYFDDELDWGIWIHKK
- the cas8a1 gene encoding type I-B CRISPR-associated protein Cas8b1/Cst1, whose protein sequence is MSKCLDIKITGNPFVDSGIYALKTRLEKDIPEITVEDLKSESKEISKLYTKDSWKRNMHSIFPNSVLVNPASTNKTNLRELYLKNLNELTDSIEPVQDSGSCMGCGMRDAKNVFAKDSVPLTGSKSLTNYFSFANPGADYCPACALLMQFFPLTLYRCGGRMILLHSNSPKVMEFWARKAIEDIDLQISSGESSGCYNKGITRPTNAIFNIISQIIKSGRHWRGENPSFNFYYFTNYNQGPELDIFTLPTSVFTFLTEIPPDDWKNWNFIVKKAYRFVKWENVENKKDYENNPNTVFNNLLEGKSILKSFYTTRFKRTFCTWKLVESYMKEVRNMDKKRIEVIKDVGDRLSRYIKNNDRIKTLNNLEQASNYNTFRNVLRKILKNKINNGDNELLFTFDEYVISLFPQGNTTWRETQDLLLFRIYENLNEWLIENKYVENKTEDELLEED